The Neobacillus sp. PS3-34 genome has a window encoding:
- the plsY gene encoding glycerol-3-phosphate 1-O-acyltransferase PlsY, whose translation MFIILLLAAYLIGSIPTALIVGKLAFDVDIRELGSHNPGATNSLRVLGKTAAIIVLIVDVGKGLIAAALPTMFHLSLEPLYFGLAAVMGHCFPILAGFRGGKAIATTAGALVFINIPLFAAAYLTFFFIIFLTKYVFLGSISVGIALLTYSLVSAKINYELIFLFYTLLLLYLHRSNLRNLVLGIEPKINDKKLVNDRIPPKGKKK comes from the coding sequence ATGTTCATTATACTTTTATTGGCTGCCTATTTAATCGGCAGCATTCCAACAGCACTAATTGTAGGAAAGCTAGCATTTGATGTAGATATCCGTGAGCTTGGAAGCCACAATCCCGGAGCTACAAATTCACTTAGGGTTCTCGGTAAAACAGCAGCCATAATTGTATTGATTGTAGATGTTGGGAAAGGCTTAATAGCGGCAGCTTTACCGACTATGTTCCACCTTAGCTTAGAACCGCTTTATTTCGGACTCGCAGCTGTAATGGGCCACTGTTTCCCAATTCTAGCCGGATTCCGCGGCGGGAAGGCAATTGCAACTACAGCAGGAGCGCTTGTCTTTATCAACATCCCTCTATTCGCGGCTGCCTATCTCACCTTCTTCTTCATCATTTTCCTGACCAAATATGTTTTTCTGGGTTCCATTTCAGTGGGAATTGCGCTTTTAACATATTCACTCGTTTCTGCAAAAATAAACTATGAACTGATTTTCCTCTTTTACACCTTGTTGCTTCTGTACCTGCATCGCTCTAACCTCCGAAATCTGGTCCTTGGCATAGAGCCCAAAATCAATGATAAAAAATTGGTTAACGATCGGATTCCTCCGAAAGGAAAGAAGAAGTAA